The following are from one region of the Silene latifolia isolate original U9 population chromosome 9, ASM4854445v1, whole genome shotgun sequence genome:
- the LOC141601278 gene encoding uncharacterized protein LOC141601278 produces the protein MEDEADTVEEPEAEISSEPSQPLLQFSKEDVAGANPPSNVIIGFVKRVWQANGVDKISFLPNRIFLVRFKTMAQQQMVLNNRHLIFDNKPVIINEWKPDVELVKYDVSKIPIWMKIYGLDIKFWGLDCLRKLGGCVGQFIKCDDATSNKAFLGYARVMIEVKIGQQFPTELPFMDENGKPQCVRLAYDWLPTTCTGCKGMGHTVDVCRKGEPKARVKKVWVPKNPQAPIRKNPTNNNCHKGGRVWLIWDPTMFSVDVRDITDQCIHAAIRDRLRKKNFCITMVYGFNKQAERESLWHSLRKYYGTTKEAWVVCGDFNTILDTNERIGGSSVTLAEMTPFLQVVQDCELYEISACGSYYIWNNKHEEGDKIYSRIDRVLINEEWLQVFGTSFATYLPEGLFDHCPCVIQFEENTGSKMFKVVQKLKGLKQKLKELNKEQFSDIENLTHITELSLKHFQESLRSDPLNTTLCDAERECAKELKFLIKEVQSVNGKVIRNSRCLNERHNAILLAPISDEEVKVAMFGIPGNKSPGPDGYSSQFFKDSWHILGKEITEAIKDVFNSGKLLKQCNNTIITLVPKVDIPETVMQFRPIACCNTVYKCLSKVICSRLKKILPDIISPFQSAFVAGRDIVGNILICQDLIQLYKRKTCSLRILMKLDLQKAYDSVEWSFVHEMLIKVGFPEQMVKLIMECISSPSYSISLNGETFGFFKGMNRGKVPFKYLGVNVSSKRLSVLYCAFLVEKVVDRIRGMGSRHLSYDGRIVLIKSVFSTLHNYWARIFILPRTVLKQIEAVCRDYLYHGKDIKSSPALVAWEKICRPKRQGGMGFKDLVTWNTAALGKYVWWVEKKADHLWVKWVKEILKDLMYGNWRQGNVHYTIRAGYSWLRPEVAYVDCHPWILNRWLMPKQCFIGWLIIQQRLRIVIGGLVQCTAAYIELYPMVAAHSFQICMNRCYVEGVLLCPEKLVDQVKLDVRNSKADVSLIQDWCGAFISLSGVMTDGYGNGGGKLKQQVYAITLNACTYHICAQRNSARINGILMVPSLVVQKIIEVVRQSIKFKCNAKLSRREEDWLDRLGIRL, from the exons ATGGAGGATGAAGCTGATACTGTGGAGGAACCAGAAGCGGAAATTTCATCTGAGCCAAGTCAACCCTTGCTTCAATTTTCAAAGGAGGATGTTGCGG GTGCTAATCCTCCTAGCAATGTTATCATTGGTTTTGTTAAGAGAGTTTGGCAAGCTAATGGGGTTGACAAGATCTCATTCTTGCCAAATAGAATTTTCTTAGTGCGTTTTAAGACGATGGCACAACAGCAGATGGTACTTAACAATAGGCATCTAATTTTTGATAATAAACCTGTTATTATCAATGAATGGAAGCCTGATGTTGAATTGGTGAAATATGATGTGTCGAAGATACCTATCTGGATGAAAATTTATGGACTAGACATAAAATTCTGGGGGTTAGACTGTTTGAGGAAGCTTGGTGGTTGTGTTGGCCAATTCATCAAATGTGATGATGCAACCTCGAATAAGGCTTTTTTGGGGTATGCTCGTGTTATGATTGAGGTGAAAATTGGTCAACAGTTTCCTACTGAGCTGCCTTTTATGGATGAGAATGGGAAGCCTCAATGTGTACGGCTTGCTTATGATTGGCTGCCAACAACATGTACTGGTTGTAAAGGAATGGGACACACTGTGGATGTTTGTAGGAAGGGGGAACCTAAAGCTAGGGTGAAGAAGGTTTGGGTTCCTAAGAATCCTCAAGCCCCTATTAGGAAGAACCCA ACTAATAACAATTGTCATAAGGGTGGTAGAGTATGGCTTATCTGGGATCCTACAATGTTCTCTGTAGATGTTAGAGATATTACTGATCAGTGCATTCATGCTGCAATCAGGGATAGACTTAGGAAAAAGAACTTTTGTATCACAATGGTGTATGGTTTTAATAAGCAAGCTGAGAGAGAGAGTTTGTGGCATAGTCTGAGGAAGTATTATGGAACTACTAAAGAGGCATGGGTGGTCTGTGGTGACTTTAACACTATTCTGGACACCAATGAGAGGATAGGAGGGTCTTCTGTCACTCTGGCTGAAATGACTCCATTTCTGCAGGTAGTCCAGGATTGTGAACTGTATGAAATATCAGCATGTGGCTCTTATTATATATGGAATAATAAGCATGAGGAGGGTGATAAGATCTATAGTAGAATTGATAGGGTGCTCATAAATGAAGAGTGGCTACAGGTTTTTGGTACTAGTTTTGCTACTTACCTACCTGAGGGCCTCTTTGATCACTGCCCTTGTGTGATACAATTTGAGGAGAATACA GGGAGTAAAATGTTTAAGGTTGTCCAAAAATTGAAGGGGCTTAAACAGAAGCTGAAAGAACTCAATAAGGAGCAATTCAGTGATATTGAAAACTTAACTCATATCACTGAACTCTCTTTGAAGCATTTTCAAGAAAGCCTGAGATCTGATCCTCTTAATACGACTCTTTGTGATGCTGAAAGAGAATGTGCAAAAGAATTGAAGTTTTTGATCAAG GAAGTACAGTCAGTTAATGGAAAGGTGATTAGAAATAGTAGGTGCTTAAATGAAAGACATAATGCTATCCTGCTAGCACCTATTAGTGATGAAGAAGTGAAAGTAGCTATGTTTGGTATCCCTGGTAACAAGTCCCCTGGACCAGACGGGTATAGTAGTCAGTTCTTCAAAGACAGTTGGCATATTCTTGGGAAAGAGATCACTGAAGCCATAAAAGATGTGTTTAATTCTGGTAAATTACTTAAACAGTGTAATAATACTATTATTACTCTTGTCCCAAAGGTTGATATCCCTGAGACAGTTATGCAATTTAGACCAATTGCGTGCTGCAATACAGTGTATAAGTGCTTATCTAAAGTCATTTGTAGCAGACTGAAGAAGATCCTCCCTGATATTATCAGTCCTTTTCAGAGTGCCTTTGTGGCAGGACGTGATATTGTTGGAAATATCTTAATATGTCAAGATTTAATCCAACTTTATAAAAGAAAGACCTGCTCACTTAGGATCCTGATGAAATTAGACCTCCAAAAAGCATATGACTCGGTGGAGTGGTCCTTTGTGCATGAAATGTTGATCAAGGTTGGCTTTCCTGAGCAAATGGTGAAGCTAATCATGGAATGCATCTCCTCTCCTTCATATTCTATTTCTCTGAATGGTGAAACGTTTGGGTTTTTCAAAG GAATGAATAGAGGCAAGGTTCCTTTCAAGTATTTGGGAGTTAATGTTTCCTCTAAGAGATTATCAGTGCTTTATTGTGCTTTTTTAGTTGAGAAGGTGGTTGATAGGATTCGTGGGATGGGCTCTAGACACCTCTCTTATGATGGCCGGATAGTTTTAATAAAGTCTGTATTTAGTACTCTGCACAATTACTGGGCAAGAATATTTATTCTTCCTCGAACAGTCCTCAAGCAGATTGAGGCAGTGTGCAGAGACTATCTATATCATGGTAAAGATATCAAAAGTAGCCCAGCTCTAGTGGCTTGGGAGAAAATTTGTAGACCTAAGAGGCAAGGTGGAATGGGCTTCAAAGATCTAGTAACATGGAACACTGCTGCTTTAGGAAAGTATGTCTGGTGGGTGGAGAAGAAAGCTGACCACCTGTGGGTGAAGTGG GTGAAGGAAATTCTTAAGGATTTAATGTATGGCAATTGGAGACAAGGAAATGTTCACTATACTATCAGGGCTGGTTATTCATGGCTGAGGCCTGAGGTTGCATATGTGGATTGTCATCCTTGGATTCTTAATAGATGGTTGATGCCAAAACAATGCTTTATCGGCTGGCTCATCATTCAGCAGAGGCTAAGGATC GTTATTGGCGGATTGGTGCAATGTACAGCTGCCTACATAGAATTGTATCCAATGGTGGCTGCACACTCGTTTCAGATCTGCAT GAACAGATGTTATGTTGAAGGTGTTCTCTTGTGTCCGGAGAAACTTGTAGACCAGGTTAAGCTTGATGTTCGAAATAG CAAAGCTGATGTATCCCTCATACAAGATTGGTGTGGTGCCTTTATCTCGTTGTCTGGTGTCATGACTGATGGTTATGGCAATGGTGGTGGCAAACTGAAACAACAAGTCTATGCTATTACCTTGAATGCTTGTACCTATCATATCTGTGCTCAAAGGAACTCAGCCAGGATTAATGGCATACTGATGGTCCCTTCTTTGGTGGTTCAGAAGATCATAGAAGTGGTGAGGCAAAGCATCAAGTTCAAATGTAATGCAAAACTGAGTAGACGTGAGGAAGACTGGCTTGACAGGTTGGGAATTAGATTGTAA